From Desmodus rotundus isolate HL8 unplaced genomic scaffold, HLdesRot8A.1 manual_scaffold_304, whole genome shotgun sequence, one genomic window encodes:
- the B3GALT6 gene encoding beta-1,3-galactosyltransferase 6 has product MKLPRRAWRHRTTLGLVGLVLCGAALLYLARCTAEGPRPSSGRYPGPLPAGPGRTTAFLAVLVASAPRAAERRSVVRGTWLAAARRGGPSDVWARFAVGTAGLGAEERRALEHEQARHGDLLLLPALRDAYENLTAKVLAMLCWLDEHVGFEFVLKADDDSFVRLDALLADLRARDPARRRRLYWGFFSGRGRVKPGGRWREASWQLCDYYLPYALGGGYVLSADLVHYLRLSREYLRMWQSEDVSMGAWLAPVDVQREHDPRFDTEYKSRGCSNQYLVTHKQSLEDMLEKHQTLTREGHLCKQEVQQRLSYVYDWSAPPSQCCQRKEGIP; this is encoded by the coding sequence ATGAAGCTGCCGCGGCGCGCGTGGCGGCACCGGACGACGCTGGGCCTGGTCGGCCTGGTGCTGTGCGGCGCCGCGCTCCTCTATCTGGCGCGCTGCACGGCCGAGGGTCCTCGCCCGTCGTCGGGCCGCTACCCCGGACCCCTGCCCGCCGGGCCCGGGCGCACCACTGCCTTCCTGGCTGTGTTGGTGGCCAGCGCGCCACGGGCGGCCGAGCGGCGCAGCGTGGTCCGCGGCACGTGGCTGGCGGCCGCGCGGCGCGGCGGCCCAAGTGACGTGTGGGCGCGCTTCGCGGTGGGCACGGCCGGCCTGGGCGCCGAGGAGCGGCGCGCCCTGGAGCACGAGCAGGCACGGCATGGGGACTTGCTGCTGCTGCCCGCGCTGCGTGACGCCTACGAGAACCTCACCGCCAAGGTGTTGGCCATGCTGTGCTGGCTCGATGAGCACGTAGGCTTTGAGTTCGTGCTCAAGGCGGACGACGACTCGTTCGTGCGGCTGGACGCGCTGCTGGCCGACCTGCGCGCCCGCGACCCAGCGCGCCGCCGCCGTCTCTACTGGGGCTTCTTCTCGGGCCGGGGCCGCGTCAAGCCGGGGGGTCGATGGCGTGAGGCGTCCTGGCAGCTCTGCGACTACTACCTGCCCTACGCGCTCGGCGGTGGCTACGTGCTCTCTGCCGACCTGGTGCACTACCTGCGCCTCAGTCGAGAGTACCTGCGCATGTGGCAGAGTGAGGACGTGTCCATGGGCGCCTGGCTGGCGCCCGTAGACGTACAACGTGAGCACGACCCGCGCTTTGACACCGAATACAAGTCCCGTGGGTGCAGCAACCAGTACCTGGTGACTCATAAGCAGAGCCTGGAGGACATGCTGGAGAAGCACCAGACGCTGACGCGGGAGGGCCATCTGTGCAAGCAGGAGGTGCAGCAGCGCCTCTCCTACGTCTATGACTGGTCTGCCCCGCCCTCGCAATGCTGCCAGAGGAAGGAGGGCATCCCCTGA